One Pseudonocardia abyssalis DNA segment encodes these proteins:
- a CDS encoding cytochrome P450 has product MPDTAARHERRLLLASRPALAALLIGGRLAVPIRRVPRLGWVSADPRIAREILTDHRSFTLLGEGGVGHLWAQVLGDWVYDLFDGPGHHDLRTRARDLFTEATAARLVSGAWSRRLATARADLASGAPVDVADLGRVLVGRMLASLLGLGDLDDAEARTLFVTGERLAATALGSAADTALTPEAVAGAKAIVDDLTRGVPDAWRDAPPETLLGRCRELGLGLRETTGLAALLMVAGTETAASAMARTVALLHDTGDQHRLLADPTRLPDAVREGLRVTTPAPVIGRSVKRDVTVAGRRLRAGERVLLLTWTANTAPGGFDLDRPYLPDNRRLWFGAGRHLCLGAALAQAEVGAMVETVTAAGRPWTVERRRPARRALIPAYAELRVRLPHLQ; this is encoded by the coding sequence GTGCCCGACACCGCCGCACGTCACGAGCGCAGGCTGCTGCTCGCCTCCCGACCGGCACTGGCCGCGCTGCTCATCGGCGGCCGCCTCGCCGTCCCGATCCGGCGGGTGCCGCGGCTGGGCTGGGTCAGCGCGGACCCGCGGATCGCCCGGGAGATCCTCACCGACCACCGCTCCTTCACCCTCCTCGGCGAGGGCGGGGTCGGGCACCTGTGGGCTCAGGTCCTGGGCGACTGGGTGTACGACCTCTTCGACGGGCCGGGCCACCACGACCTGCGCACCCGCGCCCGGGACCTGTTCACCGAGGCGACGGCCGCGCGACTGGTGAGCGGCGCGTGGTCGCGGCGGCTCGCGACCGCCCGGGCCGACCTGGCGTCCGGCGCACCCGTGGACGTCGCCGACCTCGGCCGCGTGCTCGTCGGACGGATGCTGGCGTCGCTGCTCGGGCTGGGCGACCTCGACGACGCCGAGGCCCGCACGCTGTTCGTCACCGGCGAGCGGCTCGCGGCCACCGCACTGGGCAGCGCAGCCGACACCGCCCTCACCCCGGAGGCGGTGGCCGGGGCGAAGGCGATCGTCGACGACCTGACGCGCGGCGTCCCCGACGCCTGGCGCGACGCCCCGCCGGAGACGCTGCTCGGCCGCTGCCGCGAGCTGGGCCTCGGGTTGCGGGAGACGACCGGGCTCGCGGCGCTGCTGATGGTGGCCGGGACCGAGACCGCGGCCTCGGCGATGGCGCGCACCGTGGCGCTGCTGCACGACACCGGGGACCAGCACCGCCTGCTCGCCGACCCCACCCGGCTCCCCGACGCCGTCCGCGAGGGTCTGCGGGTGACGACCCCGGCCCCGGTGATCGGCCGGTCGGTGAAGCGTGACGTCACCGTGGCCGGGCGGCGGCTGCGCGCGGGCGAGCGCGTCCTGCTGCTGACCTGGACGGCCAACACCGCTCCCGGCGGCTTCGACCTCGACCGCCCCTACCTGCCCGACAACCGCAGGCTCTGGTTCGGCGCCGGCCGCCACCTCTGCCTGGGCGCGGCACTGGCGCAGGCGGAGGTGGGGGCGATGGTGGAGACGGTGACGGCCGCCGGCCGCCCCTGGACGGTGGAACGCCGCAGGCCGGCCCGCAGAGCCCTGATCCCCGCCTACGCGGAGCTGCGGGTGCGGCTCCCCCACCTGCAGTAA
- a CDS encoding cold-shock protein has translation MPSGRVKWYDADKGFGFLAQDGGEDVYVRKAALPAGVESLKPGQRVEFGMAEGRRGPQALQVKLVDAPPSVVEAARRPAEDLHSLIEDMIRLLDTKVQPDLRRGRYPERKIAKLAAEVVRAVARDLDG, from the coding sequence GTGCCGAGCGGCAGGGTCAAGTGGTACGACGCCGACAAGGGCTTCGGCTTCCTCGCGCAGGACGGCGGCGAGGACGTCTACGTCCGCAAGGCCGCGCTGCCCGCCGGGGTGGAGTCGCTCAAGCCGGGGCAGCGCGTCGAGTTCGGGATGGCGGAGGGCCGGCGCGGCCCGCAGGCGCTGCAGGTGAAGCTGGTGGATGCGCCGCCGTCGGTCGTGGAGGCCGCGCGCCGCCCCGCCGAGGACCTGCACAGCCTGATCGAGGACATGATCCGGTTGCTGGACACGAAGGTGCAGCCCGACCTGCGCCGCGGCCGCTACCCGGAGCGCAAGATCGCGAAGCTCGCGGCCGAGGTCGTCCGGGCCGTGGCGCGCGACCTCGACGGCTGA
- a CDS encoding DUF2771 family protein, producing MRRVLALALAVPLLAACGTDAPPEVTFAAGAQSAVAAPTQYCQDDFVTCTNDANAPVTLPVPPGTPVLVTVPTAVSDTPWQIVFTYRDGAGEQLDERTTVFAPQARESYSLELPADARLLTAQVQQYGPPPEIDEATGEIVFPIRSSWVLTVAG from the coding sequence GTGCGCCGCGTACTCGCCCTGGCCCTCGCCGTCCCGCTGCTGGCCGCGTGCGGGACGGACGCCCCGCCCGAGGTGACCTTCGCCGCCGGGGCACAGTCGGCCGTCGCCGCACCCACCCAGTACTGCCAGGACGACTTCGTGACCTGTACCAACGACGCGAACGCCCCCGTCACGCTGCCGGTGCCGCCGGGCACGCCGGTGCTCGTCACGGTGCCGACGGCCGTGTCCGACACCCCGTGGCAGATCGTGTTCACCTACCGCGACGGCGCGGGCGAGCAGCTCGACGAGCGCACGACGGTGTTCGCGCCGCAGGCCCGGGAGAGCTACTCCCTCGAGCTCCCCGCGGACGCCCGCCTGCTCACCGCGCAGGTGCAGCAGTACGGGCCGCCCCCGGAGATCGACGAGGCGACCGGCGAGATCGTGTTCCCGATCCGGTCGAGCTGGGTGCTGACGGTCGCGGGCTGA
- a CDS encoding MFS transporter, producing MRQNGDVARSGFSFLRGRNASRKPAPRPAGGPRPTAQFPSPQPTAHPPTAPFPAAPRPAGQHPTAGHPTTEQPSTASHDDRYVPRRRYPWHDDPGYDPAAHRRTPPPAPSWTPGAPPVPPQSWTPGPPDARGKVLWTEAGPPPVAEAAPEPEPPAAVEMPRKLTVTRVAAMRSRQITGNGIRAFQRAASADGADRSGLTALTYATMMTYAVDAAVAVALANTLFFAAAKAESVTNVALYLAITVAPFAVVAPVIGPLLDRLQRGRRAALAVSFGGRAVLAVVMALNYDNWGLYPAALGVMVLSKTYHVLKSAVTPRVLPTRITLATTNSRLTTFGLVAGGVFGGIAAGIAALAGSPGALFFTAALAVAGTLLCLRIPRWVESTAGEVPAALRSTQRGRRQPVSRGVVVALWGNGSMRFLTGFLTLFVAFTVRAQAGDDPTQQLFLIGIVGAAAGIGSFSGNAAGSRQRFDKIDTVVVGCIAVAVASAVVAAVLPGIATAAIVALVASTCSALAKVCLDAVIQRDLPEESRASAFGRSETVLQLAWVFGGALGVLLPHDTYGLGFVVASAMVAIGGVQTALIARGHSILPFLAPRSEPARTRT from the coding sequence ATGCGTCAGAATGGGGACGTGGCGCGCTCCGGTTTCTCCTTCCTCCGCGGCCGCAACGCGTCCCGGAAGCCCGCACCCCGCCCGGCCGGCGGCCCGCGGCCGACCGCGCAGTTCCCGTCGCCGCAGCCCACCGCGCACCCGCCGACGGCCCCGTTCCCGGCCGCCCCCCGACCGGCCGGCCAGCACCCGACCGCCGGGCACCCCACGACCGAGCAGCCCTCGACGGCGTCCCACGACGACCGGTACGTCCCCCGCCGCCGCTACCCCTGGCACGACGACCCCGGCTACGACCCGGCCGCCCACCGCCGCACCCCGCCGCCCGCGCCGTCGTGGACCCCTGGGGCTCCGCCCGTCCCGCCGCAGTCCTGGACCCCCGGTCCGCCCGACGCCCGCGGCAAGGTGCTCTGGACCGAGGCCGGACCGCCGCCGGTCGCGGAGGCGGCGCCCGAGCCCGAGCCTCCGGCCGCGGTCGAGATGCCGCGCAAGCTCACCGTCACCCGGGTCGCGGCGATGCGCAGCCGCCAGATCACCGGCAACGGCATCCGGGCGTTCCAGCGCGCCGCCAGCGCCGACGGGGCCGACCGCTCCGGCCTCACCGCGCTCACCTACGCCACGATGATGACCTACGCCGTCGACGCCGCGGTGGCGGTCGCGCTGGCCAACACCCTGTTCTTCGCCGCAGCGAAGGCCGAGAGCGTCACCAACGTCGCGCTCTACCTCGCCATCACCGTGGCCCCGTTCGCGGTGGTCGCGCCGGTGATCGGCCCGCTGCTCGACCGCCTGCAACGCGGCCGCCGCGCCGCGCTCGCGGTCTCCTTCGGCGGGCGCGCGGTCCTCGCCGTCGTCATGGCCCTCAACTACGACAACTGGGGCCTCTACCCGGCCGCGCTCGGCGTCATGGTGCTGAGCAAGACCTACCACGTGCTCAAGTCCGCGGTCACGCCCCGCGTGCTCCCCACCAGGATCACCCTGGCGACGACGAACTCGCGCCTCACCACGTTCGGGCTGGTCGCGGGCGGGGTGTTCGGCGGTATCGCGGCCGGCATCGCGGCGCTGGCCGGCTCCCCGGGGGCGCTGTTCTTCACCGCTGCGCTCGCCGTCGCCGGCACGCTGCTCTGCCTGCGGATCCCGCGCTGGGTGGAGTCGACGGCGGGCGAGGTGCCCGCGGCCCTGCGCAGCACGCAGCGCGGGAGGCGGCAGCCCGTCAGCCGCGGGGTCGTGGTCGCGCTGTGGGGCAACGGGTCGATGCGGTTCCTGACGGGCTTCCTCACGCTGTTCGTCGCGTTCACCGTGCGGGCGCAGGCCGGTGACGACCCGACACAGCAGCTGTTCCTCATCGGGATCGTCGGCGCGGCGGCCGGGATCGGGTCGTTCAGCGGCAACGCGGCCGGGTCGCGACAGCGGTTCGACAAGATCGACACGGTGGTCGTCGGCTGCATCGCGGTGGCCGTGGCGTCGGCGGTCGTGGCCGCCGTCCTGCCCGGCATCGCGACGGCCGCGATCGTCGCGCTGGTGGCGTCCACCTGCAGCGCGCTGGCCAAGGTCTGCCTCGACGCGGTGATCCAGCGCGACCTGCCCGAGGAGTCGCGGGCGTCGGCGTTCGGCCGGTCGGAGACGGTCCTGCAGCTCGCGTGGGTCTTCGGCGGCGCGCTCGGTGTGCTGCTGCCGCACGACACCTACGGGCTCGGGTTCGTCGTCGCCTCGGCGATGGTCGCGATCGGCGGCGTGCAGACGGCCCTGATCGCCCGCGGACACAGCATCCTGCCGTTCCTGGCGCCGCGCTCGGAGCCCGCCCGCACCCGTACGTAG
- a CDS encoding glutaminyl-peptide cyclotransferase has translation MTSGRALVFATVLAMAGCAAAVPADAVPVLRPEVLAEIPHDPSAFTQGFEIADGVVYEGTGLVGGSQLRELDPATGDVRRAVPLPDGVFGEGITVVGDRIWQLTWRDGVAYEWDRASLTMLRSVPLTGEGWGLCHDGGRLVRSDGTALLRFHDPATFAETGSVTVTEGGVPVTRLNELECVDGQVYANIWRTDRIVRIDPSDGRVTAEVDASGLLDPARRADADVLNGIADAGGGELLLTGKLWPSTFRVRLVPTP, from the coding sequence ATGACGTCCGGGCGCGCGCTCGTGTTCGCCACCGTGCTGGCGATGGCGGGCTGCGCGGCGGCCGTCCCCGCCGACGCGGTGCCGGTGCTGCGGCCCGAGGTCCTCGCCGAGATCCCGCACGACCCGTCGGCGTTCACACAGGGGTTCGAGATCGCCGACGGCGTGGTGTACGAGGGGACGGGGCTGGTCGGGGGCTCGCAGCTGCGCGAGCTGGACCCCGCCACCGGGGACGTGCGCCGGGCGGTCCCGCTACCGGACGGGGTGTTCGGCGAGGGGATCACCGTCGTCGGCGACCGGATCTGGCAGCTCACCTGGCGCGACGGCGTCGCCTACGAGTGGGACCGGGCGTCGCTGACGATGCTGCGGTCCGTACCGCTGACCGGCGAGGGCTGGGGGCTGTGCCACGACGGCGGGCGCCTCGTCCGCTCCGACGGAACCGCCCTGCTGCGCTTCCACGACCCGGCGACGTTCGCCGAGACCGGCTCCGTGACCGTCACCGAGGGCGGGGTGCCGGTGACGCGGCTCAACGAGCTCGAGTGCGTCGACGGGCAGGTGTACGCGAACATCTGGCGGACCGACCGGATCGTGCGGATCGACCCGTCGGACGGGCGGGTGACGGCGGAGGTGGACGCGAGCGGCCTGCTCGACCCCGCCCGTCGCGCGGACGCCGACGTCCTCAACGGCATCGCCGACGCGGGGGGCGGGGAGCTGCTGCTGACGGGCAAGCTCTGGCCGTCGACCTTCCGCGTCCGCCTGGTCCCCACCCCCTGA
- a CDS encoding DUF3027 domain-containing protein — protein MSAESTPPARLVHAVELARAAAVEDATTDLGRASAESAVGEHLEAVVEDPGTLTHFFAARHGGYRGWRWSVTVAAPEGEDDGPITVCEVVLLPGTDAVTAPAWVPWQERVRPGDLGVGDLLPAADDDERLVPGYVAVDDADLDVQIAVEVGLGRTKVLSRAGRDSAAERWFEGPHGPGTDMAKAAPGSCGTCGFFLSLAGSMRGAFGVCGNEYAPADGAVVAVGFGCGAHSDVVVEAGSPVMVAELVYDDGVDLEPVATS, from the coding sequence GTGAGCGCCGAATCCACCCCTCCCGCCCGGCTCGTTCACGCCGTCGAGCTGGCCAGGGCCGCCGCCGTCGAGGACGCCACCACCGATCTGGGGCGCGCGAGCGCCGAGTCGGCCGTCGGCGAGCACCTCGAGGCCGTGGTCGAGGACCCGGGCACGCTCACCCACTTCTTCGCCGCCCGCCACGGCGGGTACCGGGGCTGGCGCTGGTCGGTCACCGTCGCGGCCCCCGAGGGCGAGGACGACGGCCCGATCACCGTGTGCGAGGTCGTGCTGCTGCCCGGCACCGACGCGGTCACCGCGCCCGCCTGGGTGCCGTGGCAGGAGCGGGTCCGTCCCGGCGACCTGGGTGTCGGTGACCTCCTCCCCGCAGCCGACGACGACGAGCGCCTCGTGCCCGGTTACGTCGCGGTCGACGACGCCGACCTCGACGTGCAGATCGCGGTCGAGGTCGGGCTGGGTCGCACCAAGGTGCTCTCCCGCGCCGGTCGCGACTCGGCGGCCGAGCGCTGGTTCGAGGGCCCGCACGGCCCGGGTACCGACATGGCCAAGGCGGCCCCCGGATCGTGCGGGACCTGCGGGTTCTTCCTGTCCCTCGCCGGCTCGATGCGGGGCGCGTTCGGCGTGTGCGGCAACGAGTACGCCCCCGCCGACGGCGCGGTCGTGGCCGTCGGGTTCGGCTGCGGCGCGCACTCCGACGTGGTGGTCGAGGCCGGCTCGCCCGTCATGGTCGCCGAGCTGGTCTACGACGACGGCGTCGACCTGGAGCCGGTCGCCACCTCGTGA
- a CDS encoding sacsin N-terminal ATP-binding-like domain-containing protein: MNDPFGTASLRAAVLDAWASSPTRFREDANAEEDLCLGGYADAWFVELAQNAADAARAAGVPGRIVVALVDGELRVANTGTPLDAAGVAALASLRASAKRDTDSVGRFGVGFAAVLAVTDAPRVLSRTGGIAFSAARTIDAVADLPAVVAELARRDEPPVLRLAWPVDGEPGLDTEVRMPLRPGVDGGALLASAAAEAADLLLALPDLVEITVGGTVVTRADDGDVATIATRVDAGSRDDRWRLAGRTGRLERDADGAVEQRGRRDWSATWALPLDRALIDDEVLYAPTATGERLGLPARLVATVPMEPDRRRARTGPGTDAVLAGAVDAYLDLVRATPPAERAALVPEPGFPRSPLDGRLREGIVEALRRTAWLPGADGSDLVPARARWLDLPDPGDLLALLGFADLTAAPPPVALDVERLSAAGLVERLTGVDRPPTWWKSLYAALAPLVGVVPGLSEDLRALPVPLADGRVALGPPTVLLPSGVAFGVSLPGLHLAHPDAVHPLLARLGATTADARTLLEHPALLAAVESSLDDADAGLDVRPLAEAVLALVAQVGTVDGCGALALPADDGLPARADELMLPDAALAPLLGDDPPLGVVDAPWADRAALVAVGVLDGFALVVDEEPTGPDHDLDDEERWWDSLPEPPRRLVAVRDLDLVDDDAWSAALALLGAGRETREALSGGYTAWWLARHARLDGRRPDHWRLPSAHGIAALYDQVPEPATRGRGNSDSREGGDSPAEGVWLAAGVRADLVVADARGATDLLDRLADPDRHPDVALVADAHIALTDAVAAGRVDPADLDAPENVRALDGSVVSVDVAVVLDAPWPASVLPAGELVAGGDPALLADLLDLPLATDIVAGVVEGAGKAVDWADVAEVVVACHTLGVAVPGGSVILHDELWVRVTRPVTGRFRVPAWPDGVGGWHADDPLRALLALLAE; this comes from the coding sequence GTGAACGACCCGTTCGGCACCGCATCGCTGCGGGCCGCGGTCCTCGACGCCTGGGCGTCCTCACCGACGCGCTTCCGCGAGGACGCCAACGCCGAGGAGGACCTCTGCCTCGGTGGCTACGCCGACGCGTGGTTCGTCGAGCTCGCCCAGAACGCCGCCGACGCCGCGCGCGCCGCGGGGGTGCCGGGCCGGATCGTGGTGGCCCTGGTCGACGGCGAACTGCGCGTCGCCAACACCGGCACCCCGCTGGACGCCGCCGGGGTCGCCGCTCTCGCGTCGCTGCGGGCCTCGGCCAAGCGCGACACCGACTCCGTCGGCCGGTTCGGGGTCGGGTTCGCCGCGGTCCTCGCCGTCACCGACGCGCCCCGCGTCCTCTCGAGGACAGGCGGGATCGCGTTCTCCGCCGCCCGCACCATCGACGCCGTCGCGGACCTGCCCGCCGTCGTCGCCGAGCTGGCCCGCCGCGACGAGCCGCCGGTGCTGCGCCTGGCCTGGCCGGTGGACGGGGAACCCGGTCTCGACACCGAGGTCCGGATGCCGCTGCGTCCCGGCGTCGACGGGGGTGCGCTGCTCGCGTCGGCCGCCGCCGAGGCCGCGGACCTGCTGCTCGCCCTGCCCGACCTGGTCGAGATCACCGTCGGCGGCACCGTCGTGACCCGCGCCGACGACGGCGACGTGGCGACGATCGCCACCCGCGTCGACGCCGGGTCCCGCGACGACCGGTGGCGCCTGGCCGGGCGAACCGGGCGGTTGGAGCGGGACGCGGACGGGGCCGTCGAGCAGCGCGGACGCCGGGACTGGTCGGCCACCTGGGCCCTCCCGCTCGACCGTGCGCTGATCGACGACGAGGTCCTGTACGCCCCGACCGCCACCGGCGAGCGCCTCGGGCTGCCCGCGCGGCTCGTCGCGACCGTCCCGATGGAGCCCGACCGCCGCCGCGCCCGCACCGGCCCCGGAACCGACGCGGTGCTCGCCGGGGCCGTCGACGCCTATCTCGACCTCGTCCGCGCGACCCCGCCCGCCGAGCGGGCCGCGCTCGTCCCGGAGCCCGGTTTCCCGCGCTCCCCGCTCGACGGCCGGCTGCGCGAGGGGATCGTCGAGGCGCTGCGCCGCACCGCGTGGCTCCCCGGAGCCGACGGCTCGGACCTGGTCCCGGCGCGGGCGCGGTGGCTCGACCTCCCCGACCCGGGCGATCTCCTCGCCCTCCTCGGGTTCGCCGACCTGACCGCCGCCCCGCCGCCCGTCGCACTCGACGTCGAGCGTCTGTCCGCGGCCGGTCTCGTCGAGCGGCTCACCGGCGTCGACCGCCCGCCGACCTGGTGGAAGTCCCTCTACGCCGCACTCGCGCCGCTGGTCGGCGTCGTCCCCGGGCTCTCCGAGGACCTGCGCGCGCTCCCCGTCCCGCTCGCCGACGGCCGCGTCGCGCTCGGTCCGCCGACGGTGCTGCTCCCGTCGGGCGTCGCGTTCGGGGTGTCGCTGCCCGGCCTGCACCTAGCCCACCCCGACGCCGTGCACCCGCTGCTCGCGCGCCTCGGCGCCACCACGGCCGACGCCCGCACGCTGCTGGAGCACCCCGCGCTGCTCGCCGCCGTCGAGAGCTCCCTGGACGACGCCGACGCCGGGCTCGACGTCCGCCCGCTCGCCGAGGCGGTGCTCGCGCTCGTGGCGCAGGTGGGCACCGTCGACGGCTGCGGTGCGCTCGCCCTGCCCGCCGACGACGGCCTCCCGGCCCGCGCCGACGAGCTGATGCTCCCCGACGCCGCGCTCGCCCCGCTGCTCGGCGACGACCCGCCGCTGGGCGTCGTCGACGCGCCGTGGGCCGACCGCGCCGCGCTCGTCGCCGTCGGCGTGCTGGACGGGTTCGCGCTCGTCGTCGACGAGGAGCCGACCGGCCCCGACCACGACCTCGATGACGAGGAGCGCTGGTGGGACTCGCTGCCCGAGCCCCCGCGGCGGCTGGTGGCGGTGCGCGACCTCGACCTCGTCGACGACGACGCCTGGTCCGCCGCGCTCGCCCTGCTCGGCGCCGGCCGCGAGACCCGTGAAGCTCTGAGCGGCGGTTACACCGCCTGGTGGCTGGCCCGACATGCCCGACTCGACGGTCGCCGCCCCGATCACTGGCGGCTCCCGTCGGCGCACGGGATCGCGGCTCTCTACGACCAGGTCCCGGAACCGGCGACCCGGGGGCGGGGGAACAGCGACTCACGGGAGGGTGGGGACTCGCCGGCGGAGGGTGTGTGGCTCGCCGCCGGTGTCCGCGCCGATCTGGTCGTCGCCGACGCCCGTGGGGCCACCGACCTGCTCGACCGCCTCGCCGACCCCGATCGGCACCCGGACGTCGCGCTGGTCGCCGACGCGCACATCGCGCTGACCGACGCCGTCGCCGCCGGGCGTGTCGACCCGGCCGATCTCGACGCGCCGGAGAACGTCCGCGCGCTCGACGGCTCGGTCGTGTCCGTCGACGTCGCCGTGGTGCTCGACGCCCCGTGGCCCGCCTCCGTCCTCCCGGCCGGGGAACTGGTGGCCGGGGGCGACCCCGCACTGCTCGCCGACCTGCTCGACCTCCCGCTCGCCACCGACATCGTGGCCGGAGTCGTCGAGGGGGCGGGGAAGGCCGTCGACTGGGCCGACGTCGCCGAGGTCGTGGTGGCGTGCCACACGCTCGGCGTCGCCGTCCCCGGTGGATCGGTGATCCTCCACGACGAGCTGTGGGTGCGGGTCACCCGGCCCGTCACCGGCCGTTTCCGGGTTCCGGCCTGGCCCGACGGGGTGGGCGGCTGGCACGCCGATGACCCCCTCCGGGCCCTACTCGCACTACTTGCGGAGTGA
- the mshA gene encoding D-inositol-3-phosphate glycosyltransferase, with amino-acid sequence MTLQRRPRRVSVLSVHTSPLEQPGTGDAGGMNVYIVETARRMAERGVEVEIFTRATSSEHPPVVELAPGVLVRHIAAGPFEGLGKNDLPSQLCAFTAGVLRTEARHDPGYYDVVHSHYWLSGQVGWLARDRWGVPLVHSAHTLARVKNAALAEGDPPEPMVRVIGEDQVVAEADRLIGNTDSEARELIELYGADPRRVVTIPPGVDLDRFVPGDRAASRHALGLAPDAVVLAFVGRIQPLKAPDVLLRAAAEMLRRDPALRARLVVLVAGGPSGSGLAAPTSLQALAASLGITDVVRFLPPQRGHGLVDVYRAADLVAVPSHNESFGLVALEAQACGTPVVAARVGGLPVAVAEGRSGLLVPGHGSGQWADALRAGLARRDDLGAGAVVHARRFSWDRTTESLLETYAGAAAEFGERQGVPAGMIAL; translated from the coding sequence GTGACCCTCCAGCGCCGGCCCCGCCGCGTCAGCGTGCTGTCCGTGCACACCTCGCCGCTGGAGCAGCCGGGCACGGGCGACGCGGGGGGCATGAACGTCTACATCGTCGAGACCGCCCGCCGGATGGCGGAGCGCGGCGTCGAGGTGGAGATCTTCACCCGGGCCACGTCCTCGGAGCACCCACCGGTCGTGGAGCTGGCCCCCGGGGTGCTGGTGCGCCACATCGCGGCCGGGCCGTTCGAGGGGTTGGGGAAGAACGACCTGCCCAGCCAGCTGTGCGCGTTCACCGCGGGCGTGCTGCGCACCGAGGCCCGCCACGACCCCGGTTACTACGACGTCGTGCACTCGCACTACTGGCTCTCCGGGCAGGTCGGCTGGCTGGCCCGCGACCGCTGGGGCGTGCCGCTCGTGCACAGCGCCCACACGCTCGCGCGCGTCAAGAACGCCGCGCTCGCCGAGGGCGACCCGCCCGAGCCGATGGTGCGCGTCATCGGCGAGGACCAGGTCGTCGCCGAGGCCGACCGCCTGATCGGCAACACCGACTCCGAGGCCCGCGAGCTGATCGAGCTGTACGGGGCCGACCCGCGCCGCGTCGTCACGATCCCGCCCGGCGTCGACCTCGACCGGTTCGTCCCGGGCGACCGCGCCGCCTCCCGCCATGCTCTCGGCCTCGCCCCCGACGCCGTCGTGCTCGCGTTCGTCGGCCGGATCCAGCCGCTGAAGGCCCCCGACGTCCTGCTCCGCGCCGCCGCCGAGATGCTCCGGCGCGATCCGGCGCTGCGCGCGCGGCTCGTCGTCCTCGTCGCGGGCGGGCCGTCGGGCAGCGGGCTGGCCGCGCCGACCTCGCTGCAGGCACTCGCCGCGTCCCTGGGCATCACCGACGTCGTGCGCTTCCTGCCGCCGCAGCGCGGGCACGGGCTCGTCGACGTCTACCGCGCCGCCGACCTCGTCGCCGTGCCCAGTCACAACGAGTCGTTCGGCCTCGTCGCGCTGGAGGCGCAGGCGTGCGGCACGCCCGTCGTCGCGGCGCGGGTCGGCGGCCTGCCGGTGGCCGTCGCGGAGGGGCGGTCCGGGCTGCTGGTGCCCGGGCACGGCTCCGGCCAGTGGGCCGACGCGCTGCGGGCGGGCCTGGCCCGGCGCGACGACCTCGGCGCGGGCGCGGTCGTCCACGCCCGGCGGTTCTCCTGGGACCGCACCACGGAGTCGCTGCTGGAGACCTACGCGGGCGCGGCCGCGGAGTTCGGCGAGCGCCAGGGAGTGCCCGCGGGGATGATCGCCCTGTGA
- a CDS encoding YbjN domain-containing protein: MAAALAELEVDHHQREPGQFLVTLPGTARLQTHCWLVVRDHAVFVQAFVCRRPDEEFEAVYRFLLQRNARLYGVHYTIDRIGDIHLTGRIALHAVTTDEVDRVLGQVLEAADGDFNTLLELGFASSIRREHAWRSERGESTANLKAFEHLFT, from the coding sequence ATCGCCGCCGCCCTCGCCGAGCTGGAGGTCGACCACCACCAGCGCGAGCCCGGGCAGTTCCTCGTCACGCTGCCCGGCACCGCCCGGCTGCAGACGCACTGCTGGCTCGTCGTCCGCGACCACGCCGTCTTCGTGCAGGCGTTCGTGTGCCGCCGCCCCGACGAGGAGTTCGAGGCGGTCTACCGGTTCCTGCTGCAGCGCAACGCCCGTCTCTACGGCGTGCACTACACGATCGACCGCATCGGCGACATCCACCTCACCGGCCGCATCGCGCTGCACGCCGTCACGACCGACGAGGTCGACCGGGTGCTCGGCCAGGTGCTGGAGGCCGCCGACGGCGACTTCAACACCCTCCTCGAGCTCGGCTTCGCGAGCTCGATCCGCCGCGAGCACGCCTGGCGCTCCGAGCGCGGCGAGTCCACGGCCAACCTGAAGGCGTTCGAGCACCTCTTCACCTGA